From Nilaparvata lugens isolate BPH chromosome 7, ASM1435652v1, whole genome shotgun sequence, one genomic window encodes:
- the LOC120352192 gene encoding uncharacterized protein LOC120352192 codes for MKQKQGKRRRLVFDKPEVSGDEDETIFSQTKKHAAMENKSSLVPLMKEVERAEEDERREMDFVQLINQPVPKPWVSLRELKEDAPYPIISARENTRKHGRRVIFKISNAGSLCVRYIYHNDLLPALARKKL; via the exons atgaaacagaagcaggggaagaggaggaggttgGTGTTTGACAAGCCTGAGGTTAGCGGGGATGAGGACGAGACAATCTTctcacaaacaaag aaacatGCTGCAATGGAGAACAAGTCATCACTTGTCCCCCTGATGAAGGAAGTGGAGAGGGCAGAGGAGGATGAGAGGAGGGAGATGGACTTTGTTCAACTCATCAATCAGCCTGTACCCAAACCCTGGGTGTCACTGAGAGAGTTGAAAGAGGATGCTCCCTACCCCATTATCAGCGCGAGGGAGAATACCAGAAAACATGGACGACgagttatttttaaaattagcaATGCAGGAAGTCTGTGTGTGAGGTATATTTACCACAatgatttgcttcctgcattagcACGGAAAAAATTGTAG